One stretch of Spiroplasma mirum ATCC 29335 DNA includes these proteins:
- the tyrS gene encoding tyrosine--tRNA ligase has protein sequence MNIIKELTWRGLLKQVTNKEKLLKSQELQKGVYCGFDPTGDSLHVGHLIQIILLERFAKCGFKSITIIGGGTGMIGDPSGKKGERVLLNNATVLHNVESIKQQVEKLIPNVKIVNNGEWLNNISLIDFLRDMGKEFNISYLLNKESITSRIESGLSYTEFSYTLLQAYDFYQLYKKYDCTVQTGGSDQWGNITSGTDYIRKQLGEDNLACGLTMNLLTKADGTKFGKTESGAVWLDPTKTSPYEFYQFFYNQEDIETFKLLKFLTFLSEAEIKQLEQDHLKEPFKRLGQKRLAEELTLFVHGKDELARAIKISDALFNGNLHELSLSELTSIQHSLPHYQLESPNLNLLDLLVASEVVSSKREGREFLNKNAITINGHVVNDETKVLSPPDFLHNKFLIIRRGKRKYHIIYL, from the coding sequence ATGAATATTATTAAAGAATTGACTTGAAGAGGACTATTAAAACAGGTAACAAACAAAGAAAAACTATTAAAATCACAAGAATTACAAAAAGGAGTATATTGTGGTTTTGACCCGACGGGAGATTCTTTACATGTTGGCCATTTAATTCAAATTATTTTGTTAGAACGTTTTGCTAAATGTGGTTTTAAATCAATTACAATTATTGGGGGAGGAACCGGAATGATTGGGGACCCCAGCGGAAAGAAAGGCGAACGGGTATTGTTGAATAATGCGACAGTATTGCATAATGTGGAAAGCATCAAACAACAAGTAGAAAAACTAATTCCGAATGTCAAAATTGTTAATAATGGTGAATGACTAAATAACATTTCATTAATTGATTTTTTACGCGACATGGGAAAAGAATTTAATATTAGTTATTTACTAAATAAAGAAAGCATTACTTCGCGAATTGAGAGTGGGTTATCATATACCGAGTTCTCTTATACTTTATTACAAGCTTATGATTTTTACCAGTTATATAAAAAGTATGACTGTACAGTCCAAACCGGGGGCAGTGATCAATGAGGAAACATTACTTCGGGAACGGATTATATTCGTAAGCAACTGGGAGAAGATAATTTAGCTTGTGGGTTAACAATGAATTTATTAACTAAGGCTGATGGGACTAAATTTGGAAAAACTGAATCAGGGGCTGTATGGTTAGATCCAACGAAAACTTCGCCATATGAGTTTTATCAATTCTTTTATAATCAAGAAGACATTGAAACTTTTAAACTATTAAAATTCTTAACTTTTTTATCAGAAGCAGAAATTAAGCAATTAGAACAAGACCATTTAAAAGAACCGTTTAAAAGATTAGGGCAAAAAAGATTAGCCGAAGAATTAACATTATTTGTTCACGGGAAAGATGAGTTAGCCCGTGCAATTAAAATTTCGGATGCTTTATTCAATGGTAATTTACATGAATTATCATTATCAGAATTAACAAGCATTCAACATAGTCTTCCTCACTACCAATTAGAATCACCAAATCTTAATTTGTTAGATTTATTAGTTGCTAGTGAAGTTGTTAGTTCGAAACGTGAAGGTCGTGAGTTTTTGAACAAAAATGCAATTACTATTAATGGCCACGTTGTTAATGATGAAACCAAAGTTTTATCACCACCAGATTTTTTACATAATAAATTTTTAATTATTCGTCGCGGTAAGCGAAAATACCATATTATTTACTTATAA
- a CDS encoding M42 family metallopeptidase, with product MKINPEKFKMYEAILQEFGPSGCEFRVIELMKKYYQQYTNEIIQDNLGSCFAVIRNKKNIVNPQKVMLMAHGDEVGFMVRQINPKGLVKINPLGGIWEQTLLANRVKLLKDDGTFIKGTISAISPHLLSPEARNKPAQIDTMLVDFGFTSEADAYANGIRLGNFLICEGETVLLNGKRLLSKAIDNRMGVILGLEVLENIKDLALDFDLYIGFSVQEEVGTRGAVTATNLIKPDFAIVTDVSPGQDYYSNSEFGQLGNGVILRGMDREYITRYDLIQYQIALMKKYNIKNQFYISSGGTDAGAVHLHDYGVPTIQACLIARNLHTTGGVIDLDDFNETIKLVTTIIKDLNHEKICQFNFTSKEKKDEK from the coding sequence ATGAAAATTAATCCAGAAAAATTTAAAATGTATGAAGCAATTTTGCAAGAGTTTGGACCAAGTGGCTGTGAATTTCGGGTTATTGAACTAATGAAGAAATATTATCAGCAATATACTAATGAAATTATTCAAGATAATTTAGGTAGTTGCTTTGCTGTTATTAGAAATAAAAAAAATATTGTTAACCCTCAAAAAGTAATGCTGATGGCCCATGGTGATGAAGTTGGTTTTATGGTCCGCCAAATTAATCCTAAGGGTTTAGTTAAAATAAATCCCCTGGGTGGAATTTGAGAACAAACTTTATTAGCAAATCGCGTGAAACTCTTAAAAGATGATGGGACTTTTATTAAAGGAACAATTTCAGCGATTTCACCGCACTTATTATCACCAGAAGCTCGTAATAAACCAGCTCAAATTGATACGATGCTAGTTGATTTTGGATTTACTTCTGAAGCAGATGCTTATGCTAATGGAATCCGTTTGGGTAATTTTTTAATTTGCGAAGGAGAGACAGTCTTATTAAATGGAAAGCGATTATTATCAAAAGCCATTGATAACCGGATGGGAGTTATTTTAGGATTAGAAGTTTTAGAAAACATTAAAGATTTAGCATTAGACTTTGATTTATATATTGGTTTTAGTGTTCAAGAAGAAGTTGGAACCCGAGGTGCTGTTACAGCAACTAATTTAATTAAACCTGATTTTGCAATTGTTACTGATGTGTCTCCCGGCCAAGATTATTATTCAAATAGTGAATTTGGTCAACTTGGGAATGGTGTAATTTTAAGAGGAATGGACCGCGAATATATTACAAGATATGATTTGATTCAATACCAAATTGCTTTAATGAAAAAATATAATATTAAAAATCAGTTTTATATTTCGTCAGGTGGAACAGACGCTGGAGCTGTGCATTTACATGATTATGGAGTACCTACCATTCAGGCTTGTTTGATTGCTCGCAACCTGCACACTACTGGTGGGGTGATTGATTTAGATGATTTTAATGAAACAATTAAATTAGTGACTACTATCATTAAGGATTTAAATCATGAAAAAATCTGTCAGTTTAATTTTACTAGTAAGGAGAAAAAAGATGAAAAATAA
- the ytpR gene encoding YtpR family tRNA-binding protein — translation MKNNTVGLFYNENFDTLFGYLQVVNNPERIIQDNLVFFRNDKQQLVGFNILNAKTMLKNKLTSGINSDNKDLIAEIITLFQQYGYNLANINLTTQFIVGEVLTVKKHPNSDKLNICEVNLGDEQRQIICGATNINHQQRVVVANIGARMPNLLQIIPSELRGKKSDGMICSEQELGLPITQAGKVIMVLTDNKYKIGDSFWKDYYKDE, via the coding sequence ATGAAAAATAATACAGTTGGTTTATTTTATAATGAAAATTTTGATACATTATTTGGTTACTTACAAGTTGTTAATAATCCCGAACGGATAATCCAAGATAACTTAGTTTTCTTCCGTAATGATAAACAACAACTAGTTGGTTTTAATATTTTAAATGCCAAAACAATGCTTAAAAATAAGTTAACTAGTGGCATTAATAGTGACAATAAAGATTTAATTGCGGAAATAATTACTTTATTTCAACAGTATGGCTATAATTTGGCAAATATTAATTTAACAACCCAATTTATAGTGGGAGAAGTATTAACTGTTAAAAAACACCCAAATTCAGATAAGTTAAATATTTGCGAAGTTAATCTTGGTGATGAACAACGACAAATAATTTGTGGAGCTACTAATATTAATCATCAGCAAAGAGTTGTTGTTGCTAATATTGGTGCACGAATGCCAAACTTATTACAAATTATTCCTTCAGAATTACGGGGTAAAAAATCCGATGGAATGATTTGTTCCGAACAAGAACTTGGTTTACCAATTACCCAAGCGGGGAAAGTTATTATGGTGTTAACGGATAATAAATATAAAATTGGAGATAGCTTTTGAAAGGACTACTATAAAGATGAGTAA
- a CDS encoding DegV family protein — protein sequence MKKVAIIVDSSSGIKRKDLEKYDDMYWMPLLLTFPDGSEVDDDDEIISFDEFYDILDQQVIKTSQIPMGKIINKWDELLKTYEKIVFVGLSKGLSGQHENIYMLSQQDKYKDRVFVIDTDGVSEVLKHMIDHIYQCLNEGVVPEEIQAKVDELKKQFSAFIISKSLETLKRGGRITPAAAALASLLKITPILRYDGKIDKFEKTRTFKKAIELTLHQIKKERTNWKEIILIHSKTDEEALNDVKKIITDYGCEIKKTVILANVIAAHTGPNTVVLVCWEK from the coding sequence ATGAAAAAAGTAGCAATAATAGTTGACTCCTCATCAGGAATCAAAAGAAAAGACTTAGAAAAATATGATGACATGTATTGAATGCCATTACTATTAACCTTCCCCGATGGTAGTGAAGTTGATGACGATGATGAAATTATTTCATTCGACGAATTTTATGATATTTTGGATCAGCAAGTTATTAAGACAAGCCAAATCCCAATGGGAAAAATAATTAACAAGTGAGATGAACTGTTAAAAACTTACGAAAAAATTGTTTTTGTTGGTTTATCAAAAGGTTTATCTGGTCAACATGAAAATATTTATATGCTTTCACAGCAAGATAAATATAAAGATCGTGTTTTTGTTATCGATACTGATGGTGTTAGCGAAGTATTAAAACATATGATTGACCATATTTATCAGTGTTTAAACGAAGGAGTGGTTCCTGAAGAAATACAAGCAAAAGTTGATGAATTAAAAAAACAATTTTCTGCTTTTATTATTTCAAAAAGTTTAGAAACTTTAAAACGTGGCGGAAGGATTACCCCTGCCGCGGCCGCTCTTGCTTCGCTTTTAAAGATCACACCGATTTTAAGATATGATGGAAAAATTGATAAATTTGAAAAAACAAGAACTTTTAAAAAAGCAATTGAATTAACATTACATCAAATTAAGAAAGAACGTACAAATTGAAAAGAAATTATTTTAATTCATTCAAAAACAGATGAAGAAGCATTAAATGATGTTAAAAAAATCATTACTGACTATGGTTGTGAAATTAAAAAAACAGTAATTTTAGCCAATGTCATAGCAGCCCATACCGGACCTAATACTGTTGTCCTAGTATGTTGAGAAAAATAA
- a CDS encoding PTS sugar transporter subunit IIB has product MKKICLVCSAGISTKTIVEKINNVLVQDNKEWKFEAVTVNNLNINDYDIVLLTPQVEYLKNKIIGMLPENKDIKVEVLPSNLYVKNDANSIIDFTANI; this is encoded by the coding sequence ATGAAAAAAATTTGTTTAGTATGTTCTGCAGGAATTAGCACAAAAACAATTGTTGAAAAAATTAATAATGTTTTGGTCCAAGACAACAAAGAATGAAAATTTGAAGCTGTAACAGTAAATAATTTAAACATCAATGATTATGATATTGTGTTATTAACACCACAAGTTGAATACTTAAAAAATAAAATTATTGGAATGTTACCAGAAAATAAAGATATTAAAGTGGAAGTACTTCCTTCAAACTTGTATGTTAAAAATGATGCGAATTCAATCATTGATTTTACGGCAAATATTTAA
- a CDS encoding DegV family protein: MSKKIAILTDSSAGFTEEEIKKYQIHVLPLHIILNGETDILDNEQEVAANNFYEVVRTGITKTSQASTGEVINMYQELLKTHDEIIHYPIAEKLSSQYSTAYMIAQDDEFKKKVTVVRNHTAAYSLKQLIILAKDLADKGMDSKDIIAETTKFENSTLMTMIPGSLDRLSSGGRVKKVLLSLINLLKIKILLQWGENPKKVASSRTINSLVESFIDLLKNFTKKVKLKYELFVLKTSECSAKVWDAIVGVLNKHKINYHVEKLPNVFVAHAGLDTVAFVTIPKLDK; the protein is encoded by the coding sequence ATGAGCAAAAAAATTGCAATCTTAACTGATTCATCAGCAGGATTTACAGAGGAAGAAATTAAAAAATATCAAATTCATGTTTTACCACTACACATTATTTTAAATGGTGAAACAGATATTTTAGATAATGAACAAGAAGTTGCAGCTAATAATTTCTATGAAGTTGTTAGAACTGGCATTACCAAAACTAGTCAAGCATCAACCGGGGAAGTTATTAATATGTATCAAGAATTACTAAAAACGCATGATGAAATAATTCATTATCCAATTGCTGAAAAATTATCTAGTCAATATTCAACAGCTTATATGATTGCTCAAGATGACGAATTTAAGAAAAAAGTTACTGTTGTTCGTAACCATACAGCAGCTTATTCTTTAAAACAACTAATAATTTTAGCAAAAGATTTGGCTGATAAAGGAATGGATAGCAAAGATATCATTGCCGAAACAACAAAATTTGAAAACTCAACCTTAATGACAATGATTCCTGGTAGTCTTGATCGTTTATCAAGCGGGGGAAGAGTTAAAAAAGTTTTACTTTCCTTAATTAATTTATTAAAAATTAAAATCTTATTACAATGAGGAGAAAACCCCAAAAAAGTTGCCTCATCCCGAACAATAAACTCATTAGTAGAGAGCTTTATTGATCTATTAAAAAACTTTACTAAAAAAGTTAAGTTAAAATATGAATTATTTGTTTTAAAAACTTCAGAATGTTCAGCAAAAGTTTGAGATGCAATTGTTGGTGTTCTAAATAAACATAAAATTAATTATCATGTTGAAAAATTACCAAATGTATTTGTTGCTCATGCGGGATTAGATACAG
- a CDS encoding nicotinate phosphoribosyltransferase, translated as MSKIKEGYYSAIYFLKTAAILKNERPDDIITIQFFQRENNVKLAGVNECVKLIKAEAIDPASLEIYALTDGDLINAFEPVLKITGHYYQFGYLEGIIDGILARQTSIATNCYRLIQVANNKPIIYMNDRNDYYYTQENDGYAANVGGISNFVTQAQLAKVNPNAEPIGTVPHALIQAFNGDLIAALHAYKKHFPTEKLVALVDYNNDVINDTLKIAKEFPDLFAVRIDTSKALVDKYFIGKEAEFKGEDIHGVNKHLIKALRQELDRHYFTNVKIIVSSGFTAKIIEDFEKENIPVDFYGVGQSLAKLTIGFTGDAVLINGQPQAKYGRHNIESTRLQKK; from the coding sequence ATGAGTAAAATAAAAGAAGGTTACTATAGTGCTATTTATTTTTTAAAAACAGCCGCCATTTTAAAAAATGAACGGCCAGACGATATAATTACCATCCAATTTTTTCAAAGAGAAAATAATGTTAAATTAGCAGGGGTTAATGAATGTGTCAAATTAATTAAAGCAGAAGCGATTGATCCAGCAAGTTTGGAAATTTATGCTTTAACAGATGGTGATCTTATTAATGCTTTTGAGCCAGTTCTAAAAATTACCGGTCATTATTATCAATTTGGTTATTTAGAAGGTATTATTGATGGAATTCTTGCTCGTCAAACAAGTATTGCAACTAATTGTTATCGTTTAATCCAAGTTGCTAATAATAAGCCAATTATTTATATGAATGATCGTAATGATTATTATTATACGCAGGAAAATGATGGTTATGCTGCTAATGTGGGTGGGATTAGCAATTTTGTAACACAAGCGCAGTTAGCAAAAGTTAATCCTAATGCGGAACCAATTGGAACTGTTCCCCATGCATTAATCCAAGCATTTAATGGTGATTTAATTGCTGCTTTACATGCCTACAAAAAACATTTTCCAACGGAAAAATTAGTTGCTTTGGTTGATTATAATAATGATGTTATTAATGATACTTTAAAAATTGCTAAGGAATTTCCTGATTTATTTGCCGTTCGCATTGACACTTCAAAAGCCTTAGTTGATAAGTATTTTATTGGAAAAGAAGCGGAGTTTAAAGGTGAAGATATTCATGGGGTTAATAAACATTTGATCAAAGCCTTGCGTCAAGAACTAGATCGCCATTATTTTACAAATGTCAAGATTATTGTTTCTTCTGGTTTTACGGCAAAAATTATTGAAGATTTTGAAAAAGAAAATATTCCCGTTGATTTTTATGGGGTTGGCCAAAGTTTAGCAAAGTTAACAATTGGTTTTACTGGTGATGCGGTCTTAATAAACGGTCAACCCCAGGCAAAATATGGACGCCATAATATCGAGTCAACCCGATTACAAAAAAAATAA
- a CDS encoding alkaline phosphatase family protein, with product MMDHDAYKLDVRSELSNSSAGNWATILLVTGPENHGIVDQPLTNIHHSIYIDEAKLVKQTSIFGLIHQSNLDAGWWVTHERIQTAFVSLLGVQSIALSLDFKAYGQNFIDYYYQTNTKKNSIERYLDVLEHQIDTTKPSLSWMYFLDPDDTGHSREYNSEEYYQALTKTDQQIGIIIIS from the coding sequence ATGATGGACCATGATGCTTATAAATTAGATGTGCGTAGTGAGTTGTCAAATTCTTCTGCCGGAAATTGAGCAACAATTTTATTGGTAACAGGTCCCGAAAACCACGGGATTGTTGATCAGCCATTAACTAATATTCACCATTCTATTTATATTGATGAAGCAAAGTTAGTCAAGCAAACTTCAATTTTTGGTTTAATTCATCAAAGTAATCTTGACGCGGGATGATGAGTAACTCACGAAAGAATTCAAACGGCGTTTGTTTCTTTATTAGGTGTACAGTCAATTGCTTTAAGTCTTGATTTTAAAGCATATGGTCAGAATTTTATTGATTATTATTATCAAACAAATACCAAAAAAAATTCAATTGAGCGTTATTTAGATGTGTTAGAACACCAAATTGATACCACCAAACCTAGTTTATCATGGATGTATTTTTTAGATCCTGATGATACTGGACACTCTCGTGAATATAATTCTGAAGAATACTACCAAGCATTAACAAAAACTGATCAGCAAATAGGGATAATTATAATAAGTTAA
- the mgtA gene encoding magnesium-translocating P-type ATPase: MQVKKRKGKKEIGFAKTDEIKRIAQLGQVAILDHFHLSKFGLDFDQAKEIAKEYGDNTLKEVRFQWFLELLKVFLNPFNIVLGCIALYNFLSYFFMNGDSFELVGTVIVLVMIFISTTVSYIQEVRSYLVTKKLTNLVSNTITVIRLTEDEKVDEVVASNNTELIKEAKELEIHELVQGDLIYLSSGDMVPADVRILWSNDLFINQSSLTGESLPVEKHASYNKEKSNLLELQNICYTGTSVVSGSAIAIVIGVGENTYYATISKTITEKRPQNSFNKGIKRTTWLLLCFMFVMVPIVFVINGVTKNDWVGALLFAISVAVGLTPEMLPMIVTSNLARGASKMSKAKVVVKKLEAIQNLGAIDVLCTDKTGTLTNDNIELIDYTLLNNKQDEKLLNYVYLNSLYQTGLKNPMDKAIIKYVEQHNLKLMTNDYVKIDEIPFDFNRRKLTVVVKGEDNHHTLICKGAIEEIVKNCNRIEYDGKLVPLSDDHLRMINATTNRLNTEGLRVIGVAYSRGHEKNDYYTTSDENDLIFLGFISFLDKPKPSAAKMIKLLKQNGVELKILTGDNEQVTRAICDRVDLNVKGLVNGEDLEKLSEYELRDVVERNNIFVKLNPLQKAKIIDALKANDHAVGFMGDGINDAPVLRQSDVAISVDNATDIAKEASDIILLEKSLLVLEKGIIQGRNIFGNILKYIKITISSNFGNVLSVLIASAWLPFVPLAPIQLLFQNLLYDMSQFAVAFDKVDADFLAKPQTWTTKDIIPFVFINGPVSSIFDIITFAIMGYYFGVLSQGNPTPEQISLFHTGWFVEGLLTQTLVVQMYRTRRIPFIQSRAAWQLNVATLAVITIGIVIPFTIIGTELGMRPLLGIYFAFLVMIIISYCLLSQLAKFIYIKIYHRWL, encoded by the coding sequence ATGCAGGTAAAAAAAAGAAAAGGTAAAAAAGAAATTGGGTTTGCTAAAACTGATGAAATTAAAAGAATTGCCCAACTTGGACAAGTGGCGATTTTAGATCATTTTCATCTTTCAAAATTTGGGTTAGATTTTGACCAAGCAAAAGAAATTGCCAAAGAATACGGTGATAATACTTTAAAAGAAGTTAGGTTCCAATGATTTTTAGAGTTATTAAAAGTATTTTTAAATCCATTTAACATTGTGCTAGGATGTATTGCCCTGTATAATTTTCTAAGTTATTTTTTTATGAATGGTGATAGTTTTGAGCTAGTCGGAACGGTTATTGTCTTAGTGATGATTTTTATTAGTACGACGGTATCTTATATTCAAGAAGTCCGCAGTTATTTAGTGACAAAAAAATTAACTAATTTAGTTAGCAACACCATTACGGTTATTCGACTAACTGAGGATGAAAAAGTTGATGAAGTTGTCGCAAGTAATAATACTGAATTAATAAAAGAAGCCAAAGAATTAGAAATTCATGAATTAGTGCAGGGAGATTTAATTTATTTATCAAGTGGTGATATGGTTCCCGCTGATGTTCGCATTCTCTGAAGTAATGATTTATTTATTAACCAGTCTTCATTAACGGGAGAGTCACTACCAGTCGAAAAACATGCTAGTTATAATAAGGAAAAATCAAATTTATTAGAATTACAAAATATTTGTTATACTGGAACAAGTGTGGTGTCAGGAAGTGCGATTGCTATTGTAATTGGGGTTGGAGAAAATACCTATTATGCAACGATTTCAAAAACAATTACTGAAAAAAGACCACAAAATAGTTTTAACAAGGGAATTAAAAGAACAACTTGGTTGTTATTATGTTTTATGTTTGTGATGGTGCCAATTGTTTTTGTTATTAATGGTGTTACCAAAAATGATTGGGTTGGGGCACTCTTATTTGCAATTTCAGTGGCGGTTGGATTAACGCCTGAGATGTTGCCAATGATTGTTACTTCTAATTTAGCACGCGGGGCTAGCAAAATGAGTAAGGCCAAAGTTGTTGTTAAAAAACTAGAAGCAATTCAAAATTTAGGGGCCATTGATGTTTTATGCACGGATAAAACCGGGACGCTAACAAATGATAATATTGAGTTAATTGACTATACATTATTAAATAATAAGCAAGATGAAAAATTATTAAATTATGTTTATTTAAATAGCCTTTATCAAACTGGTTTAAAAAATCCGATGGATAAGGCAATTATTAAATATGTTGAACAACATAATTTAAAATTAATGACAAATGATTATGTTAAAATTGATGAAATTCCGTTTGATTTTAACCGACGAAAATTAACAGTTGTTGTCAAAGGTGAAGATAACCACCATACCCTAATTTGTAAAGGGGCAATTGAAGAAATTGTTAAAAATTGTAACCGCATTGAATATGATGGGAAATTAGTACCCCTTAGTGATGATCATTTAAGAATGATTAATGCAACAACTAATCGTTTAAACACCGAAGGACTGCGAGTAATTGGAGTTGCTTACTCACGAGGACATGAAAAAAATGATTATTATACAACAAGTGATGAAAATGATTTAATTTTTTTAGGTTTTATCTCCTTTTTAGATAAACCAAAACCATCTGCTGCGAAAATGATTAAATTATTGAAACAAAATGGGGTTGAATTAAAAATCTTAACCGGAGATAATGAGCAAGTAACAAGAGCAATTTGTGACCGGGTAGATTTGAATGTTAAGGGCTTAGTGAATGGCGAAGATTTAGAAAAATTAAGTGAGTATGAATTACGAGATGTGGTGGAACGAAATAATATTTTTGTAAAATTAAACCCCTTACAAAAAGCTAAAATTATTGATGCGTTAAAAGCTAATGACCATGCTGTTGGTTTTATGGGGGATGGGATCAATGATGCTCCGGTGTTACGTCAAAGTGATGTCGCAATATCGGTTGATAATGCAACTGATATTGCTAAAGAAGCTTCTGATATTATTTTATTAGAAAAGTCTTTATTAGTTTTAGAAAAAGGAATTATTCAGGGACGTAATATCTTTGGAAATATTTTGAAATATATTAAAATTACAATTTCATCAAATTTTGGAAATGTTTTAAGTGTTTTAATTGCCTCGGCATGGTTACCTTTTGTGCCTTTAGCACCAATTCAATTACTATTTCAAAATTTATTATATGATATGTCGCAATTTGCTGTGGCTTTTGATAAAGTAGATGCTGATTTTTTAGCAAAACCACAAACTTGGACAACCAAAGACATTATTCCGTTTGTTTTTATTAACGGACCAGTCTCCTCAATTTTTGATATTATTACCTTTGCAATAATGGGTTATTATTTTGGGGTTTTATCACAAGGAAACCCAACCCCTGAACAAATTAGTTTATTCCATACTGGCTGATTTGTTGAAGGATTGCTAACTCAAACCTTAGTGGTGCAAATGTACCGCACTCGTCGGATTCCGTTTATCCAATCGCGTGCTGCTTGGCAACTAAATGTCGCCACCTTAGCAGTTATTACAATTGGAATTGTGATTCCCTTTACCATTATTGGAACTGAATTGGGAATGCGTCCATTACTAGGGATTTATTTTGCGTTCTTGGTGATGATTATTATATCCTATTGCTTGCTGAGTCAGCTGGCAAAGTTTATTTACATCAAAATTTACCACCGGTGACTATAA
- a CDS encoding YtxH domain-containing protein, whose product MAFKLLKTVAIMVVGMLIAPKKGSELRADFVKMVKKYNPQLKDMVNKIEIVWEKSQGIESDEIATNIEVKIKNVKGAVDILDSASTKEMAYKALKKLDQGAVKLIKAAAKSPNVRAVAKDLAKITVSAIYAGIKVSDDLKKTSASISEKIIEEGYPKPTKKISNQNKK is encoded by the coding sequence ATGGCTTTTAAATTATTAAAAACAGTAGCAATTATGGTTGTTGGAATGTTAATTGCCCCTAAAAAAGGTTCTGAATTACGCGCTGATTTTGTTAAAATGGTTAAAAAATATAATCCGCAGTTAAAAGATATGGTTAATAAAATTGAAATTGTTTGGGAGAAATCACAAGGAATTGAGTCTGATGAAATTGCCACTAATATTGAAGTTAAAATTAAAAATGTTAAGGGGGCAGTTGATATTTTAGATTCTGCTTCAACCAAAGAGATGGCTTATAAAGCACTGAAAAAACTTGATCAAGGTGCCGTCAAACTAATCAAAGCAGCCGCAAAATCTCCGAATGTTCGGGCAGTAGCCAAAGATTTAGCAAAAATTACTGTCTCTGCCATTTACGCTGGAATCAAGGTTAGTGATGATTTGAAAAAAACCTCTGCTTCAATTTCAGAAAAAATCATTGAAGAAGGATACCCAAAACCCACTAAAAAAATATCGAATCAAAATAAAAAATAA